In Paludibacter propionicigenes WB4, the genomic window TGCCTTTATCCTGTTAGCCGTTGCAATACTACAGTCGAAGAGAGTTTTCAAGCCTTTCAGGCCATAGACATATTTCTTGGAATTATCAACTAATGGAGAACTTTGAACTTCTTTTTGTCCTGAACTTTGCTGAAGAAAGAGAAACTCATCTCCAGTCATCTGCCAAAGTGGCTTTTGTTTTAACTCTTCAATATTCATATTTTATAATGTTACGATTAAACAATGCCTTGTACTTCGGCTTTCATGTTCGAACATTGCAAAAGTATATATGAACGAGAGTTGCATGGTGGTTGTATAAACAAAAAATATCCACTTGAATTTCAAGTGGATATAATATATTTCAGGTGGTAAAAGTGGTGTCCCAGTAATCCATGATTCAATTTGACCCTTTAAGTGATTATTTGATTGATTTTTTGTTTGAAATTATATGATTTGCTACCTTCTAAGGCTGAATTAACGCAAGTGGATTTAGACCTATAAAAATTCATATCAATTTTTAGTATTTCACAAATATTGTTTCTCCAGCTTACACATTCTTTGCATTTTTTCTTTTTCAAATAATTATACAATTTGTATACATAAAAAA contains:
- a CDS encoding DUF3853 family protein; amino-acid sequence: MNIEELKQKPLWQMTGDEFLFLQQSSGQKEVQSSPLVDNSKKYVYGLKGLKTLFDCSIATANRIKASGKIDKAIIQVGRKVIIDADMALELAGRKNGGRK